The genomic stretch CGAGGCTCAGGCTGACGCCGGCGCCGTTCGATTGGGCCGTGGGCAGGGTTTGCTCGACCTTCTCGTAGGCGGAAGAGGTCCCGCCCCCGTAACGGTCCGCAACCTTCGTGGATTGATCGTTCTTCGTCGGCACGACGAGTTGCGAACCGTCGACGAGCGGGGCGGCCAGGTTGAGCCGGGCCAGATCGGCCTGGTCCGTAGGCCCTCCCGCACGATCGATCGCCGCTTGGACGCGGGCGCCCGAAGGCAGTCTGACGACCCCGGGCTTGGCGACCGCCCCGGCCACATCGACGGCCACCGAACCTTGGGCCGGCGCGACCTGTTCGACCGCGATCGTGGCCGGGCGTTTGAGGTGGCGCGCACCGACGTACCCGGCGAAGAGCAAGAGCACGGTGGCAAGCGCCGCATAACCGAGGCGCTCCTTGGACGTCGCGTGTGCAAACATCGTATTGCATACTATACATGAATTCACAACCAAGATACTCTTCCGTAAGAAGTCGGGGTTCTTGTATGCTCACGCCATGCGCGTCACGGTCATCGACGTCGGTTCGAACTCCGTCCTCACCACGATCCTCGACGGTTGGGACGTGGTGTTCGAATCGTCGGCCGTCACGGGTTTGGGATCGGGCACCCGGGTCTCGGGCGTGCTGGCCGAGGACGCGATGGAGCGGACCCTTTCGGCTCTGCGCGACGGGTTCGCGGCTGCAAAGGAACACGGGGCGGAGCGCGTGGCGGCGCGCGCGACGATGGCCGCCCGCATCGCGTCGAACACGGACGCGTTCCTGGCACGGTGCGCGGCCCAGGGAACTCCGG from Fimbriimonadaceae bacterium encodes the following:
- a CDS encoding helix-hairpin-helix domain-containing protein codes for the protein MFAHATSKERLGYAALATVLLLFAGYVGARHLKRPATIAVEQVAPAQGSVAVDVAGAVAKPGVVRLPSGARVQAAIDRAGGPTDQADLARLNLAAPLVDGSQLVVPTKNDQSTKVADRYGGGTSSAYEKVEQTLPTAQSNGAGVSLSLASAKELESVPGIGPATAARIVEYRASHGGFRSVDELMAVKGIGPKKLEQMRPYLKP